The proteins below are encoded in one region of Nilaparvata lugens isolate BPH chromosome X, ASM1435652v1, whole genome shotgun sequence:
- the LOC111057639 gene encoding CUE domain-containing protein 2: protein MSIPTIVDKEDFVKQSLFKFLRKHIPSAQISSIDEIVLSYVVSILEDLGTEQSGEVEEAFDAEGFCEMMAAYFPQFSTIGLPDVCMWMFELEATLRQQKKKENHLDFELSEMLVPMSVSQRSQNSPPPTEASTEKEKVETNSDSTNSTKRTHLLSETSEGSYCSDSSGEFYNADDSNGMSQQAQLLCEMFPSVYAIEVRHCLTIANGDIAKAAQLVLHRQEAGQSLVPTTGVLQSTNTHQKSVVDDQELKSRIIARYSFVDKDDDIREHRPVAPKSEPKKLVRYRDNKIVSMKGERFTEVKKDDEESLKKTCISLKPQRQFRFH from the exons ATGAGCATTCCAACAATTGTTGATAAGGAAGATTTTGTGAAGCAATCGTTATTCAAATTTCTTAGAAAACATATTCCCAGTGCACAAATCAG TTCAATTGACGAAATAGTGCTGAGCTATGTTGTAAGCATTCTGGAGGATCTGGGCACTGAACAGAGTGGTGAAGTAGAGGAAGCTTTCGACGCAGAGGGTTTCTGTGAAATGATGGCCGCTTACTTTCCGCAGTTCTCCACCATTGGATTGCCTGATGTCTGCATGTGGATGTTTGAACTAGAAGCTACACTACGACAACAAAAGAAaa AAGAAAATCACTTGGATTTTGAACTGTCTGAAATGCTCGTACCAATGTCAGTTTCACAGCGGTCTCAGAATTCACCGCCGCCGACAGAAGCGAGCACTGAAAAAGAAAAGGTTGAAACAAATTCAGACTCAACTAACTCAACTAAACGCACACATTTGTTGTCGGAAACTTCGGAGGGCAGCTACTGCTCAGATAGCAGCGGCGAGTTCTACAATGCAGAT GATTCAAATGGCATGAGCCAACAGGCACAACTGTTGTGTGAAATGTTCCCGTCAGTATACGCAATAGAGGTGCGTCACTGCTTGACTATTGCCAATGGAGATATAGCTAAAGCTGCTCAACTTGTTCTTCACAGACAGGAAGCTGGACAGAGCCTGGTACCTACCACTGGAGTTTTACAG tcGACTAATACACATCAGAAATCAGTGGTTGATGACCAAGAGCTCAAATCAAGAATAATAGCTCGCTACAGTTTTGTCGACAAAGACGATGACATTCGTGAACACAGACCAGTTGCTCCAAAATCG GAGCCGAAGAAATTGGTGCGCTATAGAGATAACAAGATCGTCTCGATGAAAGGCGAGAGATTCACTGAGGTGAAGAAGGATGACGAAGAAAGCTTGAAGAAGACCTGCATCAGCTTAAAGCCTCAGCGCCAATTTCGGTTCCATTGA